The Halarchaeum grantii genome includes a window with the following:
- a CDS encoding DUF7535 family protein: MTTEAPRTLREKLKRTLSPHLEEGGFVGRAQMDFFGLLYAVVILVLVLPLIPFLLVANALYSMVRSFYDPYRRPSEEEY, from the coding sequence ATGACCACCGAAGCGCCACGGACGCTCCGGGAGAAGCTGAAGCGGACGCTCTCGCCGCACCTCGAGGAGGGCGGGTTCGTCGGGCGCGCCCAGATGGACTTCTTCGGCCTGCTCTACGCCGTCGTCATCCTCGTGCTCGTGCTCCCGCTGATACCGTTCCTCCTCGTCGCGAACGCCCTCTACTCGATGGTGCGCTCGTTCTACGACCCGTATCGGCGCCCGAGCGAAGAGGAGTACTAG
- a CDS encoding ornithine cyclodeaminase family protein yields the protein METLLLAKEDVRTNTPMPDLVAALREAFVAYERGDAQMPAKSYIDLPQYNGDFRSMPAYLETEEWDAAGIKWVNVHPDNPDSFDLPTVMGTMIYSDPTNAYPLAIMDGTELTMKRTGAAAAVATDALAVADASSLGIVGAGVQSYTQLEAIAEVRDIEEVVVSDLREERVTRFIERFEDEFDVRAGTISEAGHCDVLSTVTPVEDPIVHPADLGEHTHVNAMGADAAGKHEIADDALLAAKLVIDDYAQTTHSGEINVPWSAGVLDDDDIYGELGEILTGQKEGRTADDTVTVFDSTGLAIQDVAAAHVVYTHADEHGVGTGFDLLGV from the coding sequence ATGGAGACGCTCCTGCTGGCCAAAGAGGACGTCCGCACGAACACGCCGATGCCCGACCTCGTCGCGGCGCTCCGCGAGGCGTTCGTCGCCTACGAGCGCGGCGACGCCCAGATGCCCGCGAAGTCCTACATCGACCTCCCGCAGTACAACGGCGACTTCCGGTCGATGCCCGCGTACCTCGAGACCGAAGAGTGGGACGCCGCCGGCATCAAGTGGGTGAACGTCCACCCGGACAACCCGGACTCCTTCGACCTCCCGACGGTCATGGGGACGATGATCTACTCGGACCCGACGAACGCCTACCCGCTCGCCATCATGGACGGCACCGAACTCACGATGAAGCGCACGGGCGCGGCGGCCGCCGTCGCCACGGACGCGCTCGCCGTCGCGGACGCCTCCTCGCTCGGCATCGTCGGCGCGGGCGTCCAGTCCTACACGCAACTCGAGGCCATCGCCGAAGTGCGCGACATCGAGGAGGTCGTCGTGAGCGACCTGCGCGAGGAGCGCGTCACCCGCTTCATCGAGCGCTTCGAGGACGAGTTCGACGTGCGCGCCGGCACCATCAGCGAGGCCGGCCACTGCGACGTGCTCTCGACGGTCACGCCCGTCGAGGACCCCATCGTCCACCCCGCGGACCTCGGCGAGCACACGCACGTCAACGCGATGGGTGCTGACGCCGCCGGGAAGCACGAGATCGCCGACGACGCCCTGCTCGCTGCGAAACTCGTCATCGACGACTACGCGCAGACGACGCACTCCGGCGAGATCAACGTCCCGTGGAGCGCCGGCGTCCTCGACGACGACGACATCTACGGCGAACTCGGCGAGATACTCACCGGCCAGAAGGAGGGCCGCACTGCGGACGACACCGTCACCGTCTTCGACTCGACGGGGCTCGCGATTCAGGACGTCGCCGCCGCGCACGTCGTCTACACGCACGCCGACGAGCACGGCGTCGGCACCGGATTCGACCTGCTCGGCGTCTAG